GGTGGCGGCGGCCGCGTCGAAGTACCTACCGGCGTAGCCGCTTTTCCCGGCGAGCTGTTGAAGTCGCCACGGTCATGGTGCGAGGCCAGCTACAACATCACGCATTGGACCGACATGCCGCGCGGTGGGCATTTCGCCGCGTTCGAGCAGCCCGAGTTATTCGTCGAGGACATGCGCGCTTTCTTCGCCACCCTGCGCTAAGCGTTCAGCTGGGCGGGGCGAAGAACTCCAGCGCGATGCCGTCGGGGTCACGGAAACTCAAACCCGAGCCGTACGACTCGTCGACGATACCGCCGTGCGCGATGCCCAGTTCGTCGAGCCGTCTGACCCAGCTCTCCAACTCGGCGCGATTTGCGCAGCCGAAGCCGACGTGATCGAGGCCGACGCGGTGTTCGCTGAATTTCTCGTCGGGCGCCGGCTCGTCGTGCTGATGGATGCCGAAGATCGTGCCGCCGTCGAGGAACCACACCTGGTGTCGAAAGCCGGCATCGGTGTGTTCGTCGAAGGCCGGATCGTCGCCGAGGAGATCGCGATACCAGGGGCCGCTGACCTTGAGATCGCGCACCGTGACCGCAACATGATTGAGAGCAGGAAAAGGCATGCCGCCCACGGTAGTGCGCCTGCAGTGGTGCGCGGCGGGAGACCCGACTAGACGATCCGCCGGCCGCGACGGGCCCGGAATCGCATGTCCCACAAATACATCCGGTAGCCAACAAGCCACACGCGGTGTGGAATGACCAGATCGGCCAGCCGCAATGCGGATAGCAACCAGCCGAACCGGCGTTGCTGACCCCGCGACCAGCCCAGTTGCATCATCGCCCGAAATTCGGGCGCCAGAAAGCCCGTCGTGGCAAACAAATTGAACGGACCCACCAGCGTACGCAACGGCGACGGCAGAAACGCCATGGCGGCCACGCCGCGCAGATGCTCACGCACCGGTGGGTCGATATGCAGCTCGTCGAGCGACCGCTTCCAATACTCGTCGAAGGCGACCCGATCCGGCGGCCACATACGCTCGGGCACCTGCAGGGTGGTGCCCAGCCGCTTGGCGTCGCGATAGACCGCGTCGGCGCTGGCCTCCTCGAGCTGTCCGTGCAGAAACTCGTGCTGATCCACGAAATAGCGGTACAGGCACGCGGCCACCCACAGCTGCAGTTTCGGGTCAAAGGCGTTGTAGGACACCGGGCTGGACGACGTGGACCGCACCTGGCGATGCACGACGTCGACCGCCTGGCGGATCATCGTGCGATCCGCCTCGGTCCCGATGGTCGCGACCGCGAGGTAGGTGCCGGTAGTCCGGGCCCGCTTGAACGGGTGCTTGTAGACGTTGCCGCTGTCCACCGGGCTCTCCAAAACGCCGTAGCCCACGCCCGGCAGGGACAGCTGCATGATCACGTTCGCCGCAGGCAGCAGTGGTGACGCGGCATTCAGCAGGTCGGCGACCCGAGTTGCCGACCGCTTCATCGCGCTTGTTGCCCCATGGGATCGAGTATGACCACGAATCGACCGCTCAGACGTTAGTTGCGCGGGAAAAGTGGGCAGTCGCAGAACCATGGGCACACTCGATACCTCCGTGCTGCTGTGGTGGGTCCTGGGCACTATCGCCGTCGTGGCGGCGGTGCTGATCGTGGTGTCGCTGGCCTAGCGGGACCGGCAGCCGCGCATGTGAGACGCTGCCCAGGTGCGTGCGAGCCGAATCCGGATCGTCGGCGTGTTGGCCGGTTGCCTGGCCGATCTCGCGGTGGGGGATCCGCGACGAGGGCATCCGGTCGCCGGATTCGGGCACACCGTGGCGCAACTCGAGCGGTTGACGTATCGCGACAGCAGGCTCGCCGGAGCGCTGCAGGTAAGCCTTGCGGTCGGCGCGGTCGGTGCGCTGGGCACGGCCGCGCAACGAAGCGTCGCTCGTAGCCCGCTGTGGTCGATCGCCGCCACGGCCGCGGCCACCTGGATGGCACTGGGTGGAACATCCTTGGCCCGCACCGGCCGCCAGATGGCGCAGCTGCTCGACCGCGACGACGTCGAAGGCGCGCGGCAACTGCTGCCGTCGCTGTGTGGACGCGACCCCGACCGGCTGGACCGCGCCGGGCTGATCAGGGCGGCGCTGGAGTCCGTCGCCGAGAACACTTCCGACGCGCAGGTGGCGCCGTTGCTGTGGGCGAGCGTGGGCGGGGTGCCCGCCGTGCTGGTATACCGCGCGGTCAACACCCTGGACGCGATGATCGGCCACCGCTCGCCGCGCTACCTCCGGTTCGGTTGGGCGGCAGCACGATTGGATGATCTGGCAAATTATGCCCCGGCTCGGGTGACCGCGGCGCTGGCGGTTTTGTGCGCGCCGCTCGTCGGGGGATCGCCGTCGGCCACCGTGCGCGCCTGGCACCGCGACGCGGCCCGCCATCCCAGCCCGAACGCCGGAGTCGTCGAGGCGGCGTTCGCCGGGGCGTTGGGGGTGCGGTTGGGCGGCCCCACGCACTATCACCACGAGTTGCAGATTCGCCCCACCCTCGGCGACGGCCGTCGGCCCGGCGCCGGAGACCTGCGCCGGGCGGTGGTGCTGTCGCGGCTGGTGCAGCTGGCGGCCGCCCTGAGCGTTGCGGCGGCCACGCATACGCTCGGCACCGGCAAAATGGGCTAGCGCCGCCGGCCGTAGCGGTCGGCGAGTTTCTCCTCGACCGTCATCGGCGCCTCGGCCTGTTGCTTGTGCTGACGGCGCGCCCGGATTTCCGAGTAGGCAAAGTAGCCCAGCCCGATCGGCGCCAGGATGCCGAATGAGATCCACTGGATGCCGTAGGACAGAAACGGCCCCGCGTCGAGGTGCGGCACACCGATGACGCCGAGGACGCCCGGCTGGTTTTCGACCAGCTGCAGATACGACCCGGTCAGCGGCTCCTTCGTCAGCACCGAGATCTGTTGGGTGTTGATCGAATACACCTGCTGCACACCGTCTCTGGAGAAGGGCTCCTTGTCGCGCACCAGCGGCTCGGAGTCGCGTAGCCGCGCCGTGATGGTCACGGTGTCCTGCGGCGGGCGCGGGATCGGCGGCACGTGCGAACCCGGCTCGGGACGCACGTACCCCCGGTCGACGAGGACGGTCGGGCCGTCGTCGACGACGAACGGCACCAGCACCTCGAAGGCCTGATCGCCCTCGATCGCGCGCAACCGGGCCAGCACCTCGACGTCGGCCAGATAATGCCCTGTCGCGGTGACCCGGCGCCATTGGTCGGCCGGCGCGGACGAATCCTGCTGGGGTAGAAGGGTTTTCAGTGGCACCGGGGCGGTGTTGAGCGAGGTTTCGATCTGATGGTTCTCCCGCGACGTACGACTGTTCTTGCCCAGCTGCCATGGCGCCAGCACCATGAAGCACAGGTAGGTGAACGCGACGACCACCAGGATCAGCGCTATCCAACCCGGCCGGAGCAGGAAGGCCAGGCGCGACCGGATGTTAGGCATCACCGTGCCCGTTTTCCGCTAACCGCTCGTCCACCCAGGCGTGCAGCCCGGGCAAGGCGGCCTCGATGACGGCCAGCACGTCCTCGAAGTCGGCCGGGTCGCCGTAGTACGGGTCCTCGACGTCGAGGGCGTAGGCCCCCGACCGCGGGTCGAACGAGCGCAGCATCCGGATCCGGTCGGGGTCGACACCCAGCTGCTGCAGGATCCGAAGATGGTTGCGGCCCAACGCCACCACCAGATCGGCGTTGAGGTGGTCGTCGTCGACCTGCACGGCGCAGTGATCGGTGGCATAGCCGTGCGCCCGCAGCACCCCGGCGGCGCGCTCGTCGGCGCAGCTGCCGACATGCCAGTTGCCGGTGCCCGCGCTGGTCACCCGCACCGCGTCGGCCAGACCGCGCTGGCGCAGTTGGTGGGCGAACATCTTCTCGGCCATCGGCGAGCGGCAAATGTTGCCGGTGCACACGAACGTCACATGCAAAGGCTTAGACACCCAGCGCCCTCCGGAGCTCGGCGACGGTCGCGGCGTGTGTGACGCCGGTCGTGGCGGTGCCGTCGGCGAAGTCGGCCTGGCCGTAGCCCCAACCGACGACGACGGTGTCGATGCCGTGCGCGGCGGCCCCGTCGACGTCGTGGCTGCGGTCGCCGACCATCAGCACCCGCTCGGGCAGCGGCTGCAGCTGGGCCAGCGCGTGGGCCAGGACCTCCTGCTTGCTGCGGCGTGAGCCGTCCGGGCAGGCCCCGGCGATCACCTCGAAATACTGGTCGAGGTCGAAATGGGCGAGGATGCGCTGTGCCGTCGGTTCCAGCTTCGAGGTGGCCACAGCCAGCCGCACGCCGGCGGCCCGCAGATCGGCCAGCAGCGTCTCGATCCCCTCGAACAGCGTGTTGATGGCCCAGCCCCGCGCGCCGTATTCGGCCCGAAACGCCGCGAACGCCGCATCGGCGTCCTCGCCCAGCCCCAGCGCGTGAAACGTTTCGTCCATCGGCGGTCCGACGATGCGGGCGACCAGATCACCCTCGGGAACTGGGGCGCCGATGTCGCTGAGCGCGTGCAGGAAGCTGGCGACGATGCCTTCGGCGGAATCGGTCAGCGTGCCGTCGAGGTCGAAGATCACCAGCTGAGGCGCCTGCCCGTCGGCCGAAACTGCTCCTGTCACGGTCCCATTCTCCTAGATGGCGAGGGGCCCGGCATCCAGGGTCAGGAGATCGGCCGGGCCCCGGGTCGGCCCGGGCAGCGGCCGGGTTCGCCGGCTGGCGCGGGCGCACTAGTGTTTCACGGATGGCGAGTCCGGATCCGAGCCCGCTTGCGATGGGGCGCTATCACGGTGATCAGGCCGCCGCGCCGGGGATGCTGGACTTCGCGGTCAACGTCCGTCACTCCCGGCCGCCGCAGTGGTTGACCGAGCGGCTGGCGGCGCGGCTGCCGGACCTGGCCCGCTACCCGAGCATCGACGACGTGCGCCGGGCGCAGGACGCCGCCGCCGCGCGGCACGGCCGAGCGCGCGAGGAGGTGCTGCCGCTGGCCGGGGCGGCCGAGGGGTTCGCGTTGCTGCCCAACCTGCTGCCCACGCTGGCAGCGATCATCGCGCCCGCGTTCACCGAGCCGGCCGTGGCGCTGAGCGCCGCCGGCGTACCCGTGCACCACGTCGTTCTCGAGCCGCCGTTCGGGCTCGACGGCGCGCTCGAGGCCGGGCGGGTGCCGCCGGACGCCGACCTCGTCGTGGTCGGCAATCCGACCAACCCGACCTCGGTGCTGCACCGCCGTGCACAGCTGCTGGCCCTGCGTCGGCCGGGACGGATCCTGGTGGTCGACGAGGCTTTCGCCGATTCGATTCCCGGCGAGCCGGAATCGCTGGCCGCCGAGCCGCTGCCCGACGTGCTGGTGCTGCGCAGCCTGACCAAGTCCTGGGCGCTGGCCGGCCTGCGCGTGGGCTATGCCTTAGGCGTCCCCGAGCTGTTGGCGCGGTTGACCTGCCGGCGTGCGCACTGGCCGGTCGGCACGCTGCAGCTGACCGCGATCGCGGCGTGCTGCGCGGCCGACGCGGTCGCCGCCGCGGCGGCCGACGCGGCACGGCTGGTCCGGCTGCGCGCCGAGATGGCTGACGGGCTGGCCGCACTGGGCGCCGAGGTGGTCGACGGTGCGGCCCCATTCCTACTGTTCCGCAGCCCCGATGCGGTTCGGATCCGAAATCACTTGCAGAACAAGGGGATTGCCGTACGCCGCTGTGACACCTTCGTCGGTTTGGACGAGCAGTACCTGCGAGCCGCGGTCCGGCCGGAGTGGCCGCTGCTGGTCCAGGCGATCGCGCAGTGCGTGCCGGTATCGCACGGGAGGCGCCGGTGAGGGTACGGCTGTTCGATGTCATCGCGGTGCTCGACGAGGCCTACCCACCGCGGCTGGCCCGATCGTGGGATTCGGTCGGGCTGGTGTGCGGCGACCCCGGTGACCTGCTCGAGTCGGTCACGATCGCCGTCGACGCCACGCCGGCGGTGGTCGACGAAGTCCCCGAGGCCGGGCTGCTGCTGGCGCATCACCCGTTGCTGCTGCGCGGCGTAGACACGGTCGCGGCCAGCACCCCCAAAGGGGCGCTGGTACACCGGCTGATCCGGACCGGCCGCTCGCTGTTCACCGCGCACACCAATGCCGACTCCGCGAACCCCGGTGTCTCCGACGCGCTGGCGCAGGCCCTTGGCCTGTCCGTCGAAGCCGCGCTCGAACCCGCCTGCGGGCCAGGTGATCTCGACAAATGGGTGATCTATGTGCCGCGGGAGAACGCCGCGGCGGTGCAAGCCGCCATGTTCGACGCGGGCGCCGGCCACATCGGCGACTACTCACACTGCAGCTGGAGCGTCAGCGGCATCGGGCAATTCTTGCCGCTCGACGGCGCCAACCCGGCGATCGGCAGCGTCGGCGCCGTCGAGCGCGTCGAGGAGGACCGCTTCGAGGTGGTGGCGCCCGCGCGGGCCCGGGCCGCGGTGTTGGCGGCGATGCGCGCCGCCCATCCCTACGAGGAGCCCGCGTTCGACATCTTCGCCCTGGTGCCGCCGCCCGGCGATACCGGACTGGGCCGCATCGGCACGCTGACACAGCCGGAACCGTTGCGGGCCTTCGTCGCCCGCGTCAATGCCGCGCTGCCGCGGACGTCCTGGGGGGTGCGGGCCGCCGGCGACCCGGATCGAATGGTGTCGAGGGTCGCGGTGTGCGGCGGCGCCGGGGATTCGCTGCTGAGCGTCGTCGCCCGCGCCGACGTGCAGGCCTACCTCACCGCCGATCTGCGTCATCATCCCGCCGACGAGCATCGCCGGGCCTCCGAGGTGGCGCTGATCGACGTGGCGCACTGGGCCAGCGAGTTCCCGTGGTGCGCACAGGCCGCCGGGGTACTGCGGTCCCGCTTTGGGGCTGCGCTTGAGGTGCGCGTGTCCACCATCCGCACCGACCCGTGGAATCTCGGGCATGGCGGATCCAACTCTTGTGGAGATCAGTCATGAAAGCTGAAGTAGCACAGCAGCGTTGGCTGCTGGAACTGTCCGAACTGGATGCCGAGCTGACTCGGGTCGCGCACCGCGCCACCCGGCTGCCCGAGCGTGCCGCCATCGAGCGGATGCGCGGTGAACACGACGCCGCCAACGACCGGATGGGTGCCCTGCGCATCGCGCTGGAGGATCTGGACGCGCAGGTCTCCCGGTACGAGTCGGAGATCGCGTCGGTGCGCCAGCGAGAGGACCGCGATCGAGCGTTGCTCGCGTCGGGGGCCACCGACGCCAAGCAGCTGACCGACCTGCAGCACGAGCTGGATACCCTGATGCGGCGTCAGGCCAGCCTGGAGGATTCGCTGCTGGAAGTCATGGAACGCCGCGAGGAACTGCAGGCCCAACTGGACACCGAACACGGTGTGGTCGAAGCGCTGCAAGCAGATTTGGCCAGCGCGCAGCAGGCGCTCGACGCCGCGCTCGCCGAAATCGAAGAGAGCCGCAGCGATCTCGCATCCCGGCGCGACCGGTTGGCCGCGGACCTGGACCCCGCCCTGAGTGCTCTCTACGAACGACAGCGGGCCGGGGGAGGCCCGGGTGCGGGGCCGTTACTCGGACACCGGTGCGGCGCCTGCCGCATCGAGATCGATCGCGGTGAAATGGCCCGCATCTCCGCGGCCGCCGACGACGACGTGGTGCGCTGCCCGGAATGCGGGGCAATTCTGTTGCGGGTCAAGGCGGTCGGACGATGAAGGTGATCGTCGAGGCCGACGGCGGATCCCGCGGCAACCCCGGCCCGGCCGGCTACGGCGCGGTGGTGCACAGCGCCGACCGCGCGACCGTGCTGGCCGAAAGCATGCAAGCCATCGGCCGGGCGACCAACAACGTCGCCGAATACCGCGGCCTGATCGCCGGTTTGGAAGACGCCGCGCGGCTGAATGCCAACGAAGTCGACGTCTGCATGGATTCCAAGCTGGTGGTCGAGCAGATGTCCGGGCGCTGGAAGGTCAAGCACCCCGCCCTCGCCGAGCTACACGCCCAGGCGCGCAGGCTGGCCGCGCGATTCGACCGGATCACCTATACCTGGATCCCGCGCGAACGCAACAAACATGCCGATCGGCTGGCCAACGAAGCGATGGACGCCGCCGCCGAGATCGACACCGAGACCCGCGAGGCCGCGACCGCCGATGCCGCGGCCCCCGAGACCGCCGAAACGGGAGCGCAAACCATTGCGCCCCAAGCACTGTCATCACCGGGCTGGACCGGTGCGCGCGGTCACCCGACCCGGCTGCTGTTGCTGCGACACGGGCAGACCGAGCTGTCGGTGCAACGCCGCTACTCGGGGCGGGGGAACCCGGAACTGACCGAGCTGGGGCGCCGGCAGGCGCAGGCGGCCGCGCGCTACCTGGCCGCCCGCGGCGGTATCGCCGCGGTGATCTCCTCGCCGCTGCAACGCGCCTACGACACCGCGACGGTGGCCGCCAAGGCGCTGGGCCTGGACGTGGCCGTGGACGACGACTTGATCGAGACCGATTTCGGTGTCTGGGAAGGGTTGACGTTCGTCGAGGCCGCCGAGCGCGATCCCGAGCTGCACACCCGCTGGCTGCGCGATACCAGCACGGCGCCGCCCGGCGGTGAGAGCTTCGATGCCGCACTCGAGCGGGTCCGCCGGGCGCGGGATCGCATCACTGCCGACTATCCCGGTGCCACGGTGCTCGTCGTCTCGCACGTGACGCCGATCAAGATGCTGCTGCGAATGGCATTGGACGCCGGACCCGGGATCCTATACCGGCTGCACCTTGACCTGGCATCGCTGAGTATCGCCGAGTTCTATTCGGACGGCGCATCGTCGGTGCGACTGGTGAATCAGACCGGCTATTTGTAGCCGCGAACGAGCCACCCGCTTGCCGCCGCCGGCTGACCTCATCGGAGGAGTCGATTCCCGCGGACCTGCGGGCGCTGGTGAGGCCGCGCCGGCTGGCCTCGCGCACAGGCCGCTGGCCAGGAAATTCGCCAGCGAGTACGGTGTTCGTGCGGACGAGTTGGCCGGGCGGCCGCGGCTCGCGCTCTTCGAGGCGACGGGTCGAGGAAAGTCCGGACTTCACAGAGCAGGGTGATTGCCAACAGCAATCCGAGGTGACTCGCGGGAAAGTGCCACAGAAAACAGACCGCCACCCTCGCGGTGGTAAGGGTGAAACGGTGCGGTAAGAGCGCACCAGCACCCCGGGTGACCGGGGTGGCTCGGCAAACCCCACCCGAAGCAAGGTCAAGAAGGCCGCACCGAAAGGTGCGGTCGCGCAGGCGATTGAGGGTTGCTCGCCCGAGCCTGCGGGTAGACCGCTCGAGGCACCCGGCGACGGTGTGTCCAGATGGATGGTCGCCACCGTGCCGCCGTTGGCTATGCCGCGGCGGCGGGGCACAGAATCCGGCTTACAGGCCAACTCGTCCGCCCGCCGCGTCAGCGTGCCTTCTTCACCGCCTTGTCGAGCTTGCGCAACGCCCGGTCGAGCTGCGCGCGGCAACGCTCGGCCAGGTCGGACTCCTGCTGGTAGAGCAGTCCGTAGGTGAAGGTGTCTTCGCCCGCGGCGTGGGCGGCGTCGGCCTGCTGAGCCAGGTGCTCGCGGCTGACCACGCTGTCTTGATGATCGCCGAGCAACGACTGGATGGCCTTGGCCTCCTTGGACACGTCGTCCGCGCCGGTGGCCGCCGCGGTGTAGCGAAGTCGCTTGGCGCGCTTACGGATTACGTGCAGCGCCTCATCATGGTCATGCTCTTCGTCGTGCTCTTCGTCGTGCTCTTCGTCGTGCTCAGCGTCGGCCTCGACGTCAGGACCCGCGTCGGGGCCGTGCTCCTCCGGCGTGGCCTGCTCCAATTCCGCGGCGGCCTTTGCGGCCTTGCGGACCTTCTTGTAGGCGGTGTCGATCGTCACCGCCGGCTTGCCGCCGGCCGCGGCGGTGAAACCCTCGGCCACGATCGCATCGAGCGCGTCGAGCACCCGGAAGTAGCGCTGCGAGCGCATCGCGATCAGCGATCGCCGCAAGCCGGCCTGATACCGGCGCTTGGCACCCTCCACCAGGCGTTCCCGCACCGGGCCCCGCACCAGCTCCGGTGCCAGCCGGTCCAGCTCCTGCTGATAGCGCTGCTCGAGCACCTCGGCGTCGCGGGCCACGCCCAGCACACCGGCGAGTTCGCGCAACTCGTCGAGCACCCAGGTGTAGGACCAGTCGTCGGAGACGCCCAGCGCCGCTTGAGCATCCTTGAGCAGGCTGCGGATCTTGCGAGTGGTGACCCGCATTTGGTGCACGGCATCGAAAACGTCGGCGCGCACGGCCCGATCCCACACCAACAACTCTTCGACCTGCTCGGCCACCGCGCGCTGCACCGGGTCTTCGGGCGGCTTGGTGGTCGGCTTCGCCTCGGCGGACTGCACCGCCGAGAGCACACGCGCGAGCTTGGACCCGTGGCCGGCCGGCTGGGCGCCGGCATCCAGGAGCCGGTTGCTCAACCGCTGCAGCAGCTCGGCATCGGTTGTCCCGCTTGACTCGTCGAGCTCCAGCTCCCACTCGCGCCACTCTTGCTCGACCGGCCCCGAGCCGAGGCCGTCGGTCGCGCCCGCCGACCAGGCGCGCACGTGATCGTTGGAGAACTCGGCAAACGGAGCGCCGTCCACGCCGTAGAGAACCTGGCTTTCACGCTCCGTGGTGATCCGGGCGACCGGTTTGAGCGGGCGGTCCCGAACGATGGCCAGCACCACGTCCAGTAACTCACCGGGGACGCTGTCGTCGTCGGCGGACCCCAACGGGGCGCGGACCTCCGTGCGGGCGTCCGGCCCGGCCGGCAGCTTCAGGTGCCAGCCGGCGTCGTGGCCACCGGTGCGGCGCCGCAACGTGATCTTGTTGCGCGCCAGGTCCTGCGTCTGCGTGTCGAAATACACCGCGTCCAGCGACTGCGTCGGCAACTTCTCCACCCGCGCCACCGCGGCTATGCCTTCAAACGACGGCGTGACCGTGGATTCGAGGACGTCGAACTTGCGCTCCACCTCCAGATGGCGCGACGTTTCTGGCATGTGTGACTCCGTAGGGGCGCGTCGACGCCGACTCAGTGGGTGACCGACGCTCGTCGGCGAGTTTCCATAGCCTGCCACATCGGGGTGAACGCCCCGCCTAGGTGACTGCGCGGGTGACTACGGGGGCGGTGGTGGCGGCGGCGTGTCTTCGGGCAGCGGAGCGTAGTCCGCCGGGGGCGGCACGTAGCGCTGGACGGTGTCGGCGATAGTGGCGCACCCGCTGACCGACACCCGTCGGCCGGCGCCGACGCAGACGGTGGCGTCGGGCCGCCCGGCAGCGAGATTGGCGATCAGCTAAAGGAGTACATGGATGCCAACCCGCAGGCGCATGCCGATCTGGAAGCAATTCGCCAGCCGCTCACCGATTTCCACGATCGGTGCCAGTGACGAGCGGCTACATCAGAAGCAGTGTTCGTCGGCGGGGAATACTCCGCCGGCCACTTCCTGCGCGTATTGGGTAGCAGCGCGGCGCAATTCGTCGCCGATGTGCGCGAACCGCTTGACGAACCGCGCCGTCTTGCCGCCGCTCATACCGGCCATGTCCTGCCAGACCAGCACCTGCGCGTCGCAGTTGGGTCCGGCACCGATCCCGATGGTCGGGATGGTCAGCTTGCCGGTGATCTGGGTGGCCAATTCGGCCGGCACCATCTCCATCACGACGGAGAACGCGCCGGCTTCCGCGACGGCGATCGCGTCATGGACGGTCTGCTCGGCGGCGTCACCGCGCCCCTGCACTCGAAAGCCGCCGAGGCTGTTCACGCTCTGCGGGGTGAAGCCGATGTGCGCCATCACGGGGATGCCCGCCGCGGTCAGGCAGGCGATCTGCTCGGTCACCCGCTCGCCGCCCTCCAGCTTGACGGCGTGCGCGCCGGCCTCCTTCATGAACCGAGTGGCGGCGGCCAGCGCGGCGGCGGGTCCGGCCTCGTAGCTGCCGAATGGCAGGTCGGCGACGACGAGCGCGTGCGGGGCGCCGCGCACGACACCGCGCACCAGGGGGATCAGCTCGTCAATGGAGACCGGCACCGTGGTGTCGTAGCCGTAGACGACATTGGCGGCCGAATCGCCGACCAACAGGACCGGGATGCCGGCCTCGTCGAAGATGCGGGCAGTCGAATAGTCGTAGGCCGTGAGCATCGCCCACTTCTGGCCTTCGGCCTTCATCTTCTGCAGGTGGTGAATGCGGGTCTTGGCGCGCGGCGCTTGGCTGGCCTCACGCGAACCGTCGGCACCATAAACGTTCTGTTCAGACATCATCGTCCCTAGTGGTGGTCGCTTCGATCCTCGTGGCCGGATTCGGTCCCCGGGTTCGACTGACCTCAACGATTCTGCCACCTCGGCCCCGCGGTTGCACCGGTGCGGCAGTGTGAGACATACCATTCTCCGCATGCAGCGGCTCACCGGGCTGGACGCGAGTTTCCTGTATCTGGAGACGCCGACACAGCCGCTGCACGTGTGCTCGATCCTCGAGCTGGACACCTCAACGATGCCCGACGGATACACCTTTGGCCGGCTGCGTGACGCGTTGGAGCTGCGGCTGGCGGCGATGCCGGAGTTCCGAGAGAAGCTCGCCGACAATCCGCTGAATCTCGATCATCCGGTCTGGGTGGACGACAAGGACTTCGACGTCGACCGCCACCTGCATCGCATCGCGCTGCCGCCGCCCGGCGGTCG
This Mycobacterium simiae DNA region includes the following protein-coding sequences:
- the panB gene encoding 3-methyl-2-oxobutanoate hydroxymethyltransferase, whose amino-acid sequence is MSEQNVYGADGSREASQAPRAKTRIHHLQKMKAEGQKWAMLTAYDYSTARIFDEAGIPVLLVGDSAANVVYGYDTTVPVSIDELIPLVRGVVRGAPHALVVADLPFGSYEAGPAAALAAATRFMKEAGAHAVKLEGGERVTEQIACLTAAGIPVMAHIGFTPQSVNSLGGFRVQGRGDAAEQTVHDAIAVAEAGAFSVVMEMVPAELATQITGKLTIPTIGIGAGPNCDAQVLVWQDMAGMSGGKTARFVKRFAHIGDELRRAATQYAQEVAGGVFPADEHCF
- a CDS encoding CYTH and CHAD domain-containing protein, whose product is MPETSRHLEVERKFDVLESTVTPSFEGIAAVARVEKLPTQSLDAVYFDTQTQDLARNKITLRRRTGGHDAGWHLKLPAGPDARTEVRAPLGSADDDSVPGELLDVVLAIVRDRPLKPVARITTERESQVLYGVDGAPFAEFSNDHVRAWSAGATDGLGSGPVEQEWREWELELDESSGTTDAELLQRLSNRLLDAGAQPAGHGSKLARVLSAVQSAEAKPTTKPPEDPVQRAVAEQVEELLVWDRAVRADVFDAVHQMRVTTRKIRSLLKDAQAALGVSDDWSYTWVLDELRELAGVLGVARDAEVLEQRYQQELDRLAPELVRGPVRERLVEGAKRRYQAGLRRSLIAMRSQRYFRVLDALDAIVAEGFTAAAGGKPAVTIDTAYKKVRKAAKAAAELEQATPEEHGPDAGPDVEADAEHDEEHDEEHDEEHDHDEALHVIRKRAKRLRYTAAATGADDVSKEAKAIQSLLGDHQDSVVSREHLAQQADAAHAAGEDTFTYGLLYQQESDLAERCRAQLDRALRKLDKAVKKAR